The Bombus terrestris chromosome 16, iyBomTerr1.2, whole genome shotgun sequence genome includes a region encoding these proteins:
- the LOC100649909 gene encoding 5'-3' exoribonuclease 1 — protein sequence MGIPKFFRYISERYPCLTEKLKDYQIPEFDNLYLDVNGIIHDCSHPDDMDITFRISEETIFKNIFHYIEVLFRMIQPQKLFFIAVDGVAPRAKINQQRSRRFKNAKDAKIQEDKAKIKGTTLPKEKRFDSNCITPGTVFMSKLDEQLKYFITYKISTDKLWQKCKVIFSGSQVPGEGEHKIMDYIRYMKTQANYDVNTKHCLYGLDADLIMLGLCTHEVHFTLLREEVTFGKKQKKVCLTPEETKFCLFHLSLLREYINHEFSSLKEKLPFPYNLENIIDDWILMGFLIGNDFIPHLPNLHIVHGALSVLYQVYMDVMPTLDGYINETGTLRLDRFEKFMERLSRFDTLQFSEYYADLKYLESKTGRTETENSNDKRSGSTEETRSPRKMQDKEFDALLRSAADMSTGKYDDDEYGDDKSDCEMYTMEFVQCKKDYYINKLKYENIDEDFLRSQAEGYVRAIQWNLNYYYNGCCSWSWYYPHHYAPYISDIKDFKDLKLEFDLGEPFLPFEQLLAVLPSYSKDLLPPAFQTLLTEDQSPIIKYYPTNFETDLNGKEQEWEAVVLIPFINEKDIVDAMAPHYPQITPEERARNRHGPMCLFTYTEENLGAYKAPEYFPDIINHAKVELINREDIAVPREKLVRGLSPGVKLDVYYPGFSTLQYIKHTASLEKAKVKVFQRHSRRESMILHIKPQSNIDLTTIGSKLLGKTVYVNWPHLKEGLVIGVSESSRKMNSVNQFDNTNETEWNVWKKRVTEMYKDHLGVDIGDTKFLVHVRLLVGKKYIFNAQGKVNIEKHWTEMPTCYAYQTIVKDITTYCNNVQLYKTVSDIFEPGTVCFMLAHPYYGAMGKVHESAVCKNSGRIKVSVTTMREPSFEAIKQIQADLQTQYMHGSVASQRLGISSLLLSRITGSIFVKQSSNELQQDDVRYNIGFNLKFNKKNAEIPGYTRKVELGQWYYSPKVLDLIHSYMLRCPTLFERLAQNPTTCIFQEDDLFTKGSEELTDTVAWLKDQLHGIESRACGREIIENTIMEKLEEIVDAYLESPNSIGKIVDMQVQPYLLYTPTLRIKNLPPDPKTQTQLLDRICSIKDNFTVPLGYKGTIIGIQKMENTLDTMYDVLFDKPIIGGVSINGSSEFRAYRLSVFDFINISYGQRIEQGKGTQMNIESTEQWKNIMAINQNAQSRTNASNVIYRNEKHLMVEAPMSPKSWSTQKNIEEIPKNQLPYKFKQYNAQNTVNVRKSHKPIAKSVQLSQNVPKKLMAEPTSEFQAIWNELHKKQELIKAVPQAENSLQDPSAFLKAVLKISDGNSQEPVQPRVSKTTKSLNNSQEEKKALDTPPLVQQMFDHARQNDKAPTWYCSQLLNYYQLSGVGMPRYSYFGVGDSNLIQAHVLLPDKRIFVGDPCANHEQAAGSAAKKVYIELKLANLLPNMKIPLPPPQHWYSNPQNSNWPQNIRPPPVPYYPPDPKLLQLFPDWVQKDHHRVPGLQEQPKHNKHQYKHHIHPKVERTHNQKEPKAETKKCTAFVPLQAQKKSRHITAKQAVSKDSANQSAKDKPQPTVQQKGKESPAKTIKVEAVSTTFEKQKPVQNSSHQVQNTQILIKPKKSRVAAKFCISTQIEEANHSKNQNSD from the exons atggGTATACCGAAGTTCTTTCGATATATAAGCGAAAGATATCCTTGTCTTACTGAAAAATTGAAGGACTatcaa ATACCTGaatttgataatttatatttagatgTGAATGGTATTATACATGATTGCTCACATCCGGATGACATGGATATTACATTCCGTATTTCAGAAGAGAccatattcaaaaatatatttcattacataGAAGTATTGTTTCGTATGATCCAGCCTCAGAAGTTATTTTTTATAGCAGTTGATGGTGTGGCACCACGTGCGAAAATTAATCAACAAAGAAGCAGACGATTCAAGAATGCGAAAGATGCAAAGATTCAGGAAGATAAAGCAAAGATTAAGGGTACGACTTTACCCAAAGAAAAAAGATTTGATTCTAACTGTATAACTCCAGGAACGGTTTTTATGTCCAAACTTGATGAACaattaaagtattttattacatataagaTATCAACTGACAAACTTTGGCAAAAGTGTAAAGTCATATTCAGTGGGTCCCAGGTTCCTGGAGAAGGAGAACACAAAATAATggactatatacgttatatgaaaaCACAAGCAAATTATGATGTAAATACAAAACATTGTTTATATGGTTTAGATGCAGATTTAATAATGTTAGGTTTATGTACACATGAAGTACATTTTACATTACTGAGAGAAGAAGTGACATTtggtaaaaaacaaaaaaaagtttgTTTAACACCAGAAGAGACAAAATTTTGTCTGTTTCATTTATCTCTGTTAAGAGAGTATATAAATCACGAATTTTCCTCATTAAAGGAAAAATTGCCTTTTCCatataatttggaaaatataatCGACGACTGGATTTTAATGGGATTTCTTATAGGAAATGATTTTATACCACATCTGCCAAATTTACATATTGTACACGGCGCATTATCTGTATTGTATCAAGTATATATGGATGTAATGCCTACATTAGATG GTTACATAAATGAAACAGGAACGTTACGATTAGAtagatttgaaaaatttatggaAAGACTTAGTCGTTTTGACACATTGCAATTTTCGGAGTATTACGCAGATCTAAAGTATCTCGAAAGTAAGACAGGGAGAACTGAAACTGAGAACTCCAATGACAAAAGGTCAGGAAGCACTGAAGAGACTCGTTCTCCAAGGAAAATGCAAGATAAGGAATTCGATGCTTTACTTAGATCTGCCGCGGATATG TCAACAGGAAAGTATGATGATGATGAATATGGTGATGATAAATCAGATTGTGAAATGTACACTATGGAATTCGTTCAATGCAAAAaggattattatataaataaactaaaatacgaaaatatagACGA AGATTTTTTACGTTCACAAGCTGAGGGTTACGTTAGAGCAATTCAatggaatttaaattattactataacgGTTGTTGCAGCTGGTCGTGGTATTATCCACACCATTATGCACCTTATATTTCGGATAtaaaagattttaaagacttGAAATTGGAATTTGATTTAGGGGAACCATTTTTACCGTTCGAACAATTATTAGCTGTGTTGCCATCTTATAGTAAAGACTTATTACCGCCAGCATTCCAAACATTGTTAACCGAGGATCAATCtcctataattaaatattatccgACGAATTTTGAGACAGATTTAAATGGCAAGGAGCAGGAATGGGAAGCTGTAGTACTCATTCCATTCATAAATGAGAAAGATATAGTAGACG CAATGGCGCCTCATTATCCACAAATAACTCCGGAAGAACGGGCAAGAAACAGGCATGGTCCAATGTGTTTGTTCACTTATACAGAAGAAAATTTAGGTGCTTATAAGGCACCTGAATATTTTCCTGACATTATTAATCACGCAAAAGTTGAACTAATTAATCGTGAGGACATTGCTGTACCTCGGGAAAAATTAGTTCGGGGCTTGTCTCCTGGTGTAAAGCTGGATGTATATTATCCTGGTTTTTCTActctacaatatataaaacatactGCGAGTTTAGAAAAAGCCAAA GTAAAGGTATTCCAGAGACATTCACGCCGAGAAAGTATGATTCTCCACATAAAACCACAGTCCAATATTGACTTAACAACCATAGGTTCGAAATTATTAGGTAAAACAGTGTACGTGAATTGGCCTCACTTGAAGGAAGGTTTGGTAATCGGTGTTTCTGAATCGAGCAGGAAGATGAATTCGGTTAATCAGTTTGACAACACCAATGAAACAGAATGGAATGTGTGGAAGAAACGTGTAACAGAAAT GTATAAGGACCATCTCGGAGTGGATATCGGAGATACGAAGTTTTTAGTTCATGTACGACTATTGGTAGGCAAAAAGTACATCTTTAACGCTCAAGGGAAGGTGAACATCGAGAAGCACTGGACCGAAATGCCAACTTGTTATGCTTATCAGACTATAGTAAAAGATATCACAACCTATTGTAATAATGTACAATTATACAAGACTGTCAGTGATATCTTTGAACCAGGAACTGTATGTTTCATGTTGGCTCATCCATATTATGGAGCAATGGGAAAA GTACATGAATCCGCGGTCTGTAAGAATTCGGGCAGAATAAAAGTATCTGTAACAACGATGCGAGAGCCGTCGTTTGAAGCGATCAAACAGATTCAAGCAGATCTCCAAACCCAATATATGCACGGCAGCGTAGCTTCGCAGAGGTTGGGTATAAGCTCTCTGCTTTTAAGTAGAATTACCGGCTCGATTTTCGTAAAACAATCCTCAAATGAACTTCAGCAAGATGATGTTAGATATAATATCGGATTTAATTTAAAGTTCAACAAAAAGAACGCGGAG aTACCTGGTTACACTAGAAAAGTAGAACTTGGTCAATGGTATTACAGTCCTAAAGTTCTCGACTTAATCCATAGCTACATGTTGAGGTGCCCCACTTTGTTTGAGCGATTAGCTCAAAATCCAACCACATGTATTTTTCAAGAAGATGATCTATTTACTAAAGG TTCTGAAGAACTAACTGATACAGTGGCATGGTTGAAAGATCAACTTCATGGAATAGAAAGTCGTGCCTGTGGCAGGGAAATTATCGAGAATACTATAATGGAAAAACTTGAAGAAATAGTGGACGCGTATCTCGAGTCACCAAATAGCATTGGAAAAATTGTGGACATGCAAGTTCAACCATATTTGCTTTATACACCTACTTTGCGTATAAAAAACCTTCCACCTGATCCAAAAACGCAGACTCAGCTATTGGACAGAATTTGCAGTATTAAAGATAATTTCACAGTACCTCTTGGATACAAGGGAACTATAATTGGAATACAAAAGATGGAAAATACGTTGGACACTATGTACGATGTTTTGTTCGACAAACCAATCATAG GTGGAGTTAGCATAAATGGATCTTCTGAATTCCGCGCGTATCGTTTATCAGtctttgattttataaatatcagtTATGGGCAGAGAATAGAGCAGGGTAAAGGAACGCAAATGAATATAGAATCCACAGAGCAATGGAAGAACATCATGGCTATCAATCAGAACGCTCAATCGCGCACAAATGCCAGCAATGTTATATATAGGAACGAAAAGCATTTAATGGTGGAAGCACCAATGTCACCAAAGTCATGGTCTACACAAAAGAATATAGAGGAAATCCCGAAGAATCAGCTGCCTTATAAATTCAAGCAGTATAACGCGCAGAACACTGTGAACGTTCGGAAATCGCATAAACCAATAGCAAAAAGCGTACAGCTTTCTCAAAACGTACCGAAGAAGCTGATGGCAGAACCGACATCCGAGTTCCAAGCAATATGGAACGAATTGCATAAAAAACAG GAGCTAATCAAAGCTGTGCCACAAGCCGAAAATTCA CTACAAGATCCTAGTGCTTTCTTAAAAGCAGTATTAAAAATTTCCGATGGAAACTCTCAAGAACCTGTCCAACCTAGAGTATCTAAAACAACTAAAAGTTTAAATAACTcacaagaagaaaagaaggcaTTGGACACGCCACCTTTAGTGCAACAAATGTTTGAT CATGCTCGACAGAACGACAAGGCGCCAACTTGGTACTGCTCACAATTACTGAATTACTATCAACTCAGTGGAGTGGGAATGCCTCGATATAGTTATTTTGGTGTTGGAGATAGTAATTTAATCCAAGCACATGTTCTTTTACcagataaaagaatatttgttgGAGATCCTTGTGCGAATCACGAACAAGCAGCAGGAAGTGCTGCAAAGAAAGTTTATATA GAACTAAAATTAGCTAATTTATTGCCAAATATGAAGATACCTTTACCGCCCCCGCAACATTGGTACTCTAATCCCCAGAACAGTAATTGGCCACAGAATATAAGGCCACCACCAGTACCATATTACCCTCCAGACCCTAAACTTCTTCAACTTTTCCCTGATTGGGTTCAAAAGGACCATCATCGCGTACCTGGACTTCAAGAACAGCCCAAGCATAATAAACATCAGTATAAGCATCATATTCATCCAAAAGTAGAACGAACTCATAATCAGAAGGAACCAAAGGCAGAGACAAAGAAGTGTACAGCTTTCGTACCCTTACAAGCACAAAAGAAAAGCAGACACATCACAGCCAAACAGGCTGTAAGCAAAGACAGTGCAAATCAAAGTGCCAAAGACAAACCTCAACCCACAGTACAACAAAAGGGAAAGGAATCGCCAGCGAAG ACGATAAAAGTGGAAGCTGTCAGCACGACCTTTGAGAAGCAGAAACCAGTGCAGAATAGTTCACATCAAGTACAAAATACACAGATCTTAATAAAGCCTAAAAAGTCGCGAGTTGCGGCGAAATTTTGCATATCAACTCAAATTGAAGAAGCCAATCATagtaaaaatcaaaattcagattaa
- the LOC100648540 gene encoding INO80 complex subunit E — protein sequence MLEEWYCRSIANNNADAEDDDDDSPEEEVPNYKDQYRNLKRKLKFLIYENECFQEALRSTQRKLLKVNRDKSFLLDRLLQYEKVDASFSESDETESSDEEVTRLDTSKRKKIEMGISNHTPHHMPTVTKSQLNTSKKKKPTPKVTKSNSTPIVQSSNNVVPMSLMSDGHMTPEEVERHLESRQTYLELVPEKAPPTVPTEMFSNDPSLDSESNEIGELETSPSNIGEDCPSVDMMAE from the exons ATGTTGGAAGAATGGTATTGTCGCTCAATTGCAAACAACAATGCAGATGCAGAGGACGATGACGATGATAGTCCAGAGGAGGAAGTACCTAACTATAAGGATCAGTATCGAAATcttaagagaaaattaaaatttttaatttat GAAAATGAATGTTTTCAAGAAGCTTTGAGATCTACACAAAGAAAATTACTTAAAGTAAATAGGGACAAGAGTTTTTTATTAGATCGATTATTACAATATGAGAAGGTAGATGCCTCATTCAGTGAAAGTGATGAAACTGAATCATCTGATGAAGAAGTTACCCGCCTTGATACTTCAAAAAG aaaaaagatagaaatggGAATTAGTAATCATACACCACATCATATGCCAACAGTGACAAAGTCTCAACTCAACacaagcaaaaagaaaaaacctACTCCAAAAGTAACAAAATCAAACAGCACACCTATA GTACAATCATCAAATAATGTAGTACCAATGTCTTTGATGTCAGATGGCCATATGACACCAGAAGAAGTAGAAAGACATCTAGAGTCTCGACAGACTTATTTGGAACTAGTACCAGAGAAAGCACCACCTACTGTCCCAACTGAAATGTTCAGCAATGACCCTTCATTAGATAG cGAGTCTAACGAAATCGGAGAATTAGAAACGTCCCCAAGTAATATAGGTGAAGACTGCCCCAGTGTGGATATGATGGCCGAGTGA
- the LOC105666933 gene encoding E3 ubiquitin-protein ligase MARCHF3-like isoform X1: MIGQRSSVESVLEKIIAKVEAESNQKNTGIKLTIKRKLNNSKHDSNKRAKLNLHESLDEAIHCRICYDSSHQLPITYPCKCKGTMGAIHLKCLEHWLEESNRNSCELCGHQFEIRRTPRYHVLHSILIWVCLNQQQHQLYVRSLKADLLRSIIITPMAIGCSYICIVAADFYAKNNYDSFPPARWSTYLLLAMMSLLLFSYFIWMYMAIQYHQKIWFYWWQKTSTVRVILNPENRTSINYKSNVSQV, translated from the exons ATGATCGGTCAGAGGAGTTCCGTGGAAAGTGTCCTAGAAAAAATTATAGCAAAAGTTGAAGCAGAATCAAACCAAAAAAATACAGGTATTAAGTTGACCATAAAACGAAAACTCAATAATTCAAAACATGATTCGAATAAAAGAGCGAAATTGAATCTACATGAATCTCTCGATGAGGCAATACACTGTCGTATTTGCTACGATTCTTCTCACCAATTACCCATTACATATCCTTGCAAGTGTAAG gGAACCATGGGTGCAATCCATTTGAAGTGTCTAGAACATTGGCTGGAGGAAAGTAACAGAAATAGCTGCGAATTATGTGGACACCAGTTCGAGATCAGACGAACTCCTCGTTACCATGTTCTACATTCTATATTAATTTGGGTGTGTCTTAATCAACAGCAACATCAATTGTATGTTCGAAGTTTGAAGGCCGATTTACTTCGGAGCATTATTATTACGCCTATGGCGATAGGATGTTCTTACATTTGTATAGTTGCGGCCGATTTTTACGCCAAAAATAATTACGATAGCTTTCCACCAGCGCGATGGTcaacttatttattattagcTATGATGTCTCTGTTGCTCTTCTCTTATTTTATATGGATGTACATGGCAATACAGTATCatcagaagatctggttttatTGGTGGCAAAAGACAAGTACAGTAAGAGTTATATTGAATCCAGAAAATAGAACTTCAATAAACTACAAGTCTAACGTATCACAAGTTTAA
- the LOC105666933 gene encoding E3 ubiquitin-protein ligase MARCHF3-like isoform X2, protein MNLSMRQYTVVFATILLTNYPLHILASGTMGAIHLKCLEHWLEESNRNSCELCGHQFEIRRTPRYHVLHSILIWVCLNQQQHQLYVRSLKADLLRSIIITPMAIGCSYICIVAADFYAKNNYDSFPPARWSTYLLLAMMSLLLFSYFIWMYMAIQYHQKIWFYWWQKTSTVRVILNPENRTSINYKSNVSQV, encoded by the exons ATGAATCTCTCGATGAGGCAATACACTGTCGTATTTGCTACGATTCTTCTCACCAATTACCCATTACATATCCTTGCAAGT gGAACCATGGGTGCAATCCATTTGAAGTGTCTAGAACATTGGCTGGAGGAAAGTAACAGAAATAGCTGCGAATTATGTGGACACCAGTTCGAGATCAGACGAACTCCTCGTTACCATGTTCTACATTCTATATTAATTTGGGTGTGTCTTAATCAACAGCAACATCAATTGTATGTTCGAAGTTTGAAGGCCGATTTACTTCGGAGCATTATTATTACGCCTATGGCGATAGGATGTTCTTACATTTGTATAGTTGCGGCCGATTTTTACGCCAAAAATAATTACGATAGCTTTCCACCAGCGCGATGGTcaacttatttattattagcTATGATGTCTCTGTTGCTCTTCTCTTATTTTATATGGATGTACATGGCAATACAGTATCatcagaagatctggttttatTGGTGGCAAAAGACAAGTACAGTAAGAGTTATATTGAATCCAGAAAATAGAACTTCAATAAACTACAAGTCTAACGTATCACAAGTTTAA
- the LOC100647050 gene encoding sin3 histone deacetylase corepressor complex component SDS3: MSYQDSPFSTMYGQDDYDIDEDNDEYLEDDRDAEEQDESDEDTEEASETDLGKSEEYTEIKEQVYQDKLASLKKQLQQLKDGTHPEYNRKLKRLETQYKERLRLNVIYRDYLTEWVERDYILEKKAAVKEFEEKKIDLKENLLTDMEEKRKMIESDRHTMELTGDSMEVKPVMTRKLRRRPNDPVPEKVEKRRKPPPAQLNYLLDEKEIESDLKAISRGKVLTTIRKPAILPHYNTVNMPSQHIPPPSDTPIIETRIEDGKLLHERRWFHRGQPVYVEGKDLTRFAANISAIGTEAIWVKKVSDGSKVRIYISQLSRGKISIKRRAS; the protein is encoded by the exons GATGCTGAAGAACAAGATGAAAGTGATGAAG ATACAGAGGAGGCAAGCGAGACAGATCTTGGTAAATCTGAAGAGTATACAGAAATAAAAGAGCA AGTTTATCAAGATAAATTAGCTAGTTTAAAGAAACAACTACAGCAATTAAAGGATGGCACACATCCAGAATATAATCGGAAACTAAAACGCTTGGAAACCCAATACAAAGAAAG attACGATTGAATGTAATTTACCGTGATTATTTGACAGAATGGGTAGAACGGGACTatatattagaaaaaaaagCAGCAGTGAAGGAATTTgaggaaaagaaaatagattTAAAGGAGAACTTACTAACGGATATGGAAGAGAAACGGAAAATGATTGAATCTGATCGACACACAATGGAACTCACTGGCGATTCAATGGAG GTGAAACCTGTAATGACAAGGAAATTACGAAGGCGACCAAACGATCCTGTACCTGAGAAAGTAGAAAAACGGAGGAAACCACCTCCCGCGCAATTGAACTATTTGTTAGATGAAAAAGAGATAGAGAGTGATTTAAAAGCTATTAGTCGCGGTAAAGTACTGACCACTATTCGAAAACCAG CAATACTACCACATTATAATACAGTAAACATGCCTTCTCAACATATTCCTCCACCCTCTGATACCCCTATAATAGAGACTAGGATAGAAGATGGCAAACTTCTGCATGAAAGACGATG GTTCCATCGTGGACAACCAGTGTACGTAGAAGGGAAAGATTTAACTAGGTTCGCTGCAAATATTTCGGCGATAGGAACTGAAGCT ATATGGGTGAAGAAAGTTTCGGATGGAAGCAAGGtgcgtatatatatatcccAATTAAGTCGAggaaaaatttcaatcaaaagAAGAGCATCCTAA